The sequence GTGGAATTCAGGAAGCTTCAAAATTGAACTATCTTAAGTCAGAGGAGTACCCGAGGCTGGAGGTGGTTATCTGCCAAGCTTGTAGGCAGTATTTTAAAGAATATGATTTACGCGTAAGGAATGTAGAGGATTTGGATTGGGAAAACATCAGAACTCTCCCCCTGGATTATGCGGCAGAAAAATGGTTGGCTGACCATGCTCACAAATTCACCTTTCACCAGCAGGTTGAACTGAACTGAGACTTAGCCCGGAATTGCCGGCCAAGTCAGACTTGACCGGCAATTTGCTGTTTTTATAAACGTTACTCCTCAATCAGCCGGAAATTTTTCCTCAACTGCACGTCCACCAGCTGCTGTTCCGACAGGCTGAATAAGGCCTGAGCCACATCGTAAAGGTCTGCTTCGGTGGCATCGGCCCGCACATAGCTCAGGCTTTTTTGCCTGGTTACCGGGGTTCCAGTGGGAGTCGATCCGGTTTGATAAATTGCTATCAGTGCGGAATTCAAAGATTCGGATATAATGGGCATTTTTATCCTCCTTTCTGATCTTTTTGACAAACCGGCTGTTTCGGCATGTCCCTATATTCTATGAGGTTGTACCCCGGGGGGTTACAATCTCAGTCAGAACTCTTAAAGTCTCCGCTGTAGACATTGCCAAGCCTTCACCATACGAGACCCGTCTACGTATGCTGTATTAAAGCAATTAAAAAGGCGGGAATCAAATGAACGAACTCAGCAAGGAACGTAATCCGCTGGTAATCGCGGCTGAAATTAATAAGATCAAACAAGAGACTTGTAAAATCATGCTTACCAATGCCCTGGAGATCGGCAGGCGCCTGAAGGAGGCCAAGGATCTGCTCCCCCATGGAGAATGGGGAAAATGGCTGGTGGAATCAGTGAGCTATTCCCAGCGCACAGCCAACAGGCTGATGCAGCTCTTTGAAGAATATGGAGACAAACTATTTGCAGTTGACTCTGAGGTTAGCAGGTCAAATTCGTCAGTACTGACGAATTTGACCTACTACCAGGCTCTTCTTCTGCTGGGGATTACGGAAGATGAGCGGGAGAAATTTATCCTGGAGCATGATGTTAAGAATATGACCACTGGAGAGCTAGAACGAGCGCTCAAAGAACAGAAGCAAGCCCCTCCGGAGAAAGAACAGGCCAAAATTACGCCATTGTCCAATTATCCCGAGGATTTAAAAATAGAATATCTAACAGTCAAAAAAACCGAAAAGCCAACAAGCAGGCCAAAAACTGCAGCCTCCCCAACCTTTACTACGAAGTATGAAGAAAGATGCACCGCTTGCTGCCAAACTATTGCTGATAAATTCCAGGAATTGCTGGAAGCCCTTGGCCAGTTGGCCAGACTTGATCCGGCGGTGAAGGAGAAATGCAGTAAAGACGCGAGCGGGCTGGCAGAATATATGGTGGAAAGGCTTAAAGAGTGGCCGCCTGTGCCCACGACGAATATGAAGACGGTTGAAACCTATG comes from Desulfosporosinus meridiei DSM 13257 and encodes:
- a CDS encoding DUF3102 domain-containing protein — translated: MNELSKERNPLVIAAEINKIKQETCKIMLTNALEIGRRLKEAKDLLPHGEWGKWLVESVSYSQRTANRLMQLFEEYGDKLFAVDSEVSRSNSSVLTNLTYYQALLLLGITEDEREKFILEHDVKNMTTGELERALKEQKQAPPEKEQAKITPLSNYPEDLKIEYLTVKKTEKPTSRPKTAASPTFTTKYEERCTACCQTIADKFQELLEALGQLARLDPAVKEKCSKDASGLAEYMVERLKEWPPVPTTNMKTVETYATHERW
- a CDS encoding DUF1659 domain-containing protein, which encodes MPIISESLNSALIAIYQTGSTPTGTPVTRQKSLSYVRADATEADLYDVAQALFSLSEQQLVDVQLRKNFRLIEE